A region of the Paracoccaceae bacterium genome:
CCGAACATGTCCATCACGCCACCTTTTTCGCCAGAAGGAACCGCACGCGGTAGTTCGACAGCAGGTCGACCGCGAGGAGGAAGAACAGGAGCATTCCCTGGAAGGCCTGGATCGCCGCCGAAGGAAGCCGCAGGTTGGTCGATGCCATCTCGCCGCCCACGTAGGTCAGCGCCATCAGCAGCCCGGCCAGCAGGATGCCGAAGGGGTTCAGCCGCCCGAGGAAGGCCACGATGATGGCGGTGAAGCCATAGCCGCTGGCGAAGTCGATCGAGATCTGCCCGGCGGGCCCGGCCACCTCGAACAGCCCGGCAAGCCCGGCAAGACCGCCCGAGATGCCCAGACACAGCACCACCAGCCGCGCCGGGCTCACGCCCGCGAACCGTGCCGCACGCGGCGCCTGGCCCGCCAGCTTGATCTGGAACCCCAGGATGTGCCTTTGCAGCAGGATGTAGGTGAAGATCACGGCGATGAAGGCGGCGACCACGCCCCAGTGCATGCCCGAGCCCGCGATCAGTTCGGGGTTCGATCCCGGCTGCCACCGCGACAGGTTGCGCGACCCCGGGAAGCCGGCGCCTTCCGGGTTGCGCAGGAACCCGGTCGCAGCCTTCGACAGGATGGTCTGCGCGACATAGACAAGCATCAGCGACACGAGGATCTCGTTCGTGTTGAAGCGGGTCTTGAGGATCGCCGGGATCATCGCCCAGGCCCAGCCGCCCAGGGCGCCCGCCATCACCATCAGCGGAAACACGAACCAGCCGCCATCCGGATAGAACGCAAGGCCCGCACCGGCGCCGCAGATCGCGCCCATGATGTACTGACCCTCTGCACCGATGTTCCAGATGCCGGCGCGGAACCCCAGGCTCAGCCCGACCGCGATCAGGATCAGCGGCCCGGCCTTCACCAGAAGCTGCCCGCGCAGATACCAGGCGAACTCGCCGAACAGCGGGTCCCAGAATATCGTGCGGATCGCCGCCACCGGGTCCTTGCCCAGCAACGCGAACATGATGCCGCCTGCCACCATGGTCAGCGCGACCGCAAGCACCGGCGTCGCCGCCTGCCAGAACCGGCTGGGCGAGGGGCGTTTTTCCAGGATCAGCATGTCGTGCGCCCTCCGTGCCGGTTGTTGCGGTCGTCACGGCAGTCCCGCGTTCCGGGCTGCCCGCCGCAGCGCCAG
Encoded here:
- a CDS encoding ABC transporter permease, with protein sequence MLILEKRPSPSRFWQAATPVLAVALTMVAGGIMFALLGKDPVAAIRTIFWDPLFGEFAWYLRGQLLVKAGPLILIAVGLSLGFRAGIWNIGAEGQYIMGAICGAGAGLAFYPDGGWFVFPLMVMAGALGGWAWAMIPAILKTRFNTNEILVSLMLVYVAQTILSKAATGFLRNPEGAGFPGSRNLSRWQPGSNPELIAGSGMHWGVVAAFIAVIFTYILLQRHILGFQIKLAGQAPRAARFAGVSPARLVVLCLGISGGLAGLAGLFEVAGPAGQISIDFASGYGFTAIIVAFLGRLNPFGILLAGLLMALTYVGGEMASTNLRLPSAAIQAFQGMLLFFLLAVDLLSNYRVRFLLAKKVA